In Glycine max cultivar Williams 82 chromosome 10, Glycine_max_v4.0, whole genome shotgun sequence, the DNA window ACGAGATGATCTAAGAAGGGCTCAGATGATGATATTCGATAAGAAGAACATAGATAAGATGATtgaaaatgaagagagagagagagaacaagaCCTTGAGATAGATAGCAGAGTATAGGAGAGCCTCCAATCGATCTTCCCCTTGCAGACTTCCAGCTATAATATCACGCACGATATCAAGCttcaaagtgaaaaataaagataaagttAATATGTTGATTTAAAAGAGGCATTATACCATAGAGCAGTTATGTTAGGGTGAGGGAAGGGCAGTACCTTTCTCCACCAATTCCTTGCGCTTTGATCGGCTTGAACGAACTTGAGAGGCAGGCCTTGAAGACCTGAAGTGTCCCATTTCCGTTCTGTTTCATGGGACCGATGCTCGTTGGATCGCATGAATGAAATAGGCTTACCTTGCCACTGACCAACAAAGGGACTTGCCTCTGATTCGGAAACAGACTCATTAATATCTGCATCTTGTACTTGTTCATCATCATCCAAAGAATGTAGCTCCAAAGTCTCTTGAGTGGCGTCCCACGTAGCCACGGTGGCAAAATTACCTGCCCCTGGCACTTTCAACACTCTGTTTTCTCCAGCTTCCCAGACTAAAGTGTCGTCCTTGTTGACGGTGACGAATTTAAACTCAATGTGAAGGGTCCCCTGCCCTTGTTCAAATTCCAAGTCGCACACCCATCCATTTTGGGTCCAATTCAAGGGCACACTGTTGGTCCAGGAGCCTAATTCTTTGGTAGATCCGCGAATGACAACGTGATCGCCAAATTGAACCTGGTGATCTAATCGAACTTGCAAACGAACTTTGTTCTTCAGGGACTTGTTCTttccttgttcttgttcttgttcttgttcttggtCTTGGTCGTCCCTAGTTTGAGTTTGGGGGGAGGAGGAGACAGCGGAGATAAGCGGAGGCAATCGGAGATGGAGAGGGCGAAGGTGAGGCGGAGGGGGAGGGATAGATGGAAGGAGGAATCTGAAATGGTTACTAGGGTTATGTTGTCTGTTCCGAGAAGGACAGAGATGAATGGAAGACGCATAGACACGCAGAGAATCCATTGCGATTGCAGTCACACTGGATGGGATATTGGGATCAGGGAGGAAGAAGGAtatgatattttctttctttggagAGCGAGTATATTATTACACTCACTCCACACACGTGGACAACACCTCAACACCTGCATCGCATCCATCTCACTAAATTATATTTCTGCCAACGTTATTTccgttcaaaataaaatattaaaacaaataaaaatttattctattttcatGCAAACCTTTTACACCGGATAGAGACAAAAGAGAAATCATATGTAATAcatattattgaaataattttttataacttgtaTCATGGAAATGATACTTTCCAAACTCATAAATTACTCTTATTCACAACTTCACACCTATTCTTTCACttaaaaatcaatctttttttcttctttgcaatattaactttttaaacatatattaacttattaaaagatatttaataagttaaaagAGTCTACATtacttaattaaataagattgtatgagttgttgtaaatcttttaatattttttaaattttatagataaaataagatatttaataaatttagtgTTTTAGTATAATCAAATTTTTGTAAACTCACAATTGACAATTTCATTAATCTTACACAATCTTTTTTAAATGTGGTTGCATCACATAATGAAATAACCATGCTAACTTAtcatatttttcctaaaaaaatgcCCAGCAGTCTAATACACACACCTTGTGaaggaagtttttttttgttttattttttatcaataaatattaataattaatttttgttaacacGACAAATCAAATCTgctactttttttcttcttctttcaccaACCAACCTTATCACTCCTCTTTGTGAAGGAAGTGgcaatagataatttttcttacagtttattgtaacatttttattattgacgTCTTTTTTATAAGAAGTGCATTATCCATTTATACGAGTAATATTCATGTGTTTATTTCAtatacaattaaatttaaatgaataaatttacttaaattataaattaatcgtgtaaaaataaataaataaatttgtttttggcATCTCTGATATCTTCACTTTTTTCATTTGAATATTCAAATGTTATCTATCTTTTaggtgtaaattttttatatatttgttaactTGACATTTTGCAAAAGTATTTGCATACTACATAGTTGTATGGTACATGGTCATAGCAAGTAAGATTTTGATCCATTTCATTTGGGTATTTCAAGCATACTTTTGCAGCTCCAAATTTGGTGCGTGTTAAGATTGCATGTGAAACTACCATGTGCGTTTTCCAATATAAAttcaacatataaaaaaaaaaaaataaacgcaaaaacaataattataatacttTGACAAAATTACTTTTGCCTCAAAAATACTTTTTGGTATGATATTGGATTCTCCAAAAATTACTTCTACAATCTACATTTGGGACAAACTTGAATTTGGATCAGAAGCAACAAATTTGATTCTTTTAAAGTAAAAGAACTTTTGATTTGTAAACacgaagtaaaaataattttgattgatatttccaaacaaatttcattttattaacatacttttgaataaaaaatatccaaTCATAAACGATGttataataaactcattttttatctGACTTAAGTTTATAACATACTCTTGATTCAAACTAAAGTTTATAAGCTTTAATCAAAGTACACATGAAAGTTGTGTTTGTGTTGCAATTGAAATCTTGGTAGCATGAATTCCCAGGCACTTAAATGCAAAAGTAACGAAGAAGGTCCTTTGACAGAACGCCATTTGATGCAACTCAACATTAACACAAACATACACCAAGTGTGTTTGGATTTCCGATGGAAGGATTCCTAAAATAAGTTTGAAAGTAAAATGAGTTTGGGATCATGTTTGATTATCCCTCAAAAGTATATTTGAGAGTAAATTTTAGCATGAAAATTTGGTTTGAAAGAAGTAAAACTTGTAATACTTTTAGAAACTtagtttagaaattttaatccaaacatacaaatttttactttaaagaaaaaagtgataCATGAGGTCTTATAAAAGTGCGGtcttttataattgaaaaaactAATAACGGCTTAAAACTCAAGGTTGAGTTATTTTACCCATGAGCCAGATGTGGGCATGTGTTATATAGTACATGATCATAGGAGGTAAGACTTTCAATTGCAACGTATTGCCCTGGTTTGTATCTAAGTAAGCAACAGTAGAGCTGAAATTTAAACCGCAAACTcatttttacagaaaaaaaatgagattcaaCCTGACTTGCTCTGGAAAGACACCATGGAAACTTGTCTAGCTGAaatgtaagagaaaaaaaagaattagataTGGAGCAtcttataatcataaaggataGCATGATTTGAATGTAACTGACCACAAGCAGCTTTGACTTGTTATTCCATCCTCAAACCCAAAACTCTCCACGGGCAGAAGGAGCAGCAACAGTGACTCGAAGATCACTATCTTCAACTTCAATAGCTTCAAAGAAGCTAACTCCAATTCTTGTTCCGCCCGATAGCATACGAACAGAGCACACTCCATTGCAATGTTTGCAgtaataaacaaagagatcggAGTGTGGACCCTCGCTTGGATCAAACTTCCAATGATCTAAATTCACTTTCCCACGGTAGAATTCCTCACCAACCAAGCATAAAGAAAGAACGGCAATATACTACGTTTTGCTGAGAAACAAGCGAATCTGTAGGACACCAATTTAGGTCTTTAAGGAATGACCACGAATCCAATCAATTTTAATTGGTTAAGTTTAtatcacattttattttatttaagtctataattcaattcaaatcaatccaataataatcaaacaaaattatccgacttattaaaataaaaaatagaaaactaattttaatagtatgtaatttaatatatttaactcaaaaattattttcctctagtttaatatatatgaaacatgttccatttcaaataaaaaattaaatcataaaaatgtGATTTATTTGTCagagattttattaaaaaaaaatacaagtaacttttttgctttaatataatgatttatatgtatatattttatttttaaaaaaatgtatattgttTTTAGGAGTAaagaaaagtatatttaaatgtaccaaaaaaagtatatttaaatcaCACACGGTTAAGTCTTGTTGTAATTAAATTCTGACGTTTTTCTTTACAAGAGCTTGTTTAACCAAATATcttctttcaaatatattttgattatatgcTTTTCTAAATTACTAATGaatatgtgaaaaaaaatatttattatataaagaatTTTATCATACATATTAAATTGGAAGATTCATACAAAGGAATAAAATTATGGAGAGAActccttttgattttatttaataataactaattaaaaatgtttatatatcaAAATGTTAAGAATGAACTTTAAAATGGTTCGCATCTATGAAATGGGATGCAATGTAGTTGGAAGTTTGCAACAAAAACAAAGATCCATAAAACTAACACGTAATACTCCATTACTCTGCATAATCGTCTTCTACCAGTCCTTTCAATTTCCACTGTTCTACTTGCACGCCATTATGATTCGTAGTtgatttatacatatataattgacAGTTTTTGTTCAACCGCAAATATTGTCTATGATTACTATATATACGGAACATATATTTTACACTGCTAAGAGGTAGGCATGGAAGATGACTACCTCTCTTATTTACTTCTCCCAAACTGTTTTTCATATCATATGTTTAACATTTGCTGCTGgcattgagaaataaaaaaaatcgtaCAAACACAACATTACTTCTTAGCAACCCTGGACGATAGCTTAgctatttttgtttcctttgtctTTAGAGCTCCAAGACTAAGTCtgcaataaaatgaataaataaataatctgaGTCAAGATATATAGAAAAAGAATTGGGACAAAAAACTGAAAGTGGGGTTTTTATCAAAGGTTTAAttattcatcaataaaaaaaattaattactcattttaGTTTCTATGCATGCATTTTAAAATCTCAACAAATGTATATATGTAGGattaaacttatatataaaaagatgaGATTTTTTATGTACAAATTTTACACCTATAACTCTCCCATAAACCACTATTTCTCTTCCATTATAACAACAACCTCTACtgtagtattaattatttaacctCTATTatctttgtcttttatttttcccttaATCATGtctaattattcaaaataataactattacTTAAAACGAACAGTTAATTGGATACGAGGTTATCAATTCATTTTGTAGGGGATGAAGTGGATCCATGTGATAGATGGAAGTTGCAAATAAAACGACGACTTTATACTTACAATCGGCATCTGTTTTGATCCAGTGTTCCTTATTCTCAGAAGAATCTTCTTCACAGCCAAGTGTAAACTGGAATGGATTCGGTTGGATCTTATACTGTCGCGTGTAATTTTCCTTTGACAGTTCTGCTCTTTTGGGCTGTATCATTAATATATCTTCCTCTGATCCCTCAttcattgttttcttcttttggtaTTTATCACACTTTTGTGCACCTGATGTTGAATTTTCTGGGTGAACTTTCCTGTGAAACATATGGAGAATCTGCCACCACCCATGCGCATATTAATTATGCATATATACAGTATATTGGAAAAGAAGGAagatatatacacacacatagaTGATCACCTTATGCAGTTTTCTGTCTGCTGAAGCGGAATCAACAGTTGTGGAGGTGGAGCTTCGCATTTTTTTCTTGAGCTTTTTCTTCATGAGATGCATGGCAGATTTATCTGCTTCCTTTGGGCCAAAGTTGTTGTTTTCCTCTGCCAATTTGGTTCTCTGGAACAGCTCCCCAAGTGAAGTCCTGTGCTCCTTCTTTGCCACTGtaactgttgttgttgtttcagACAGTTCAATTGCTGATCCAAACAGATACCCCTGAAGTGGACAAACTGCATTTCCATTTGATTGATCTCCTTCCAACAACGTAGCTGCAGCAGGCTTCCCCCCTCCTCCGCTCAGAGTTATTATGCTTCCATGACTGCTTCTCCCACATGATATTGACGATGGCTCGTCATTATCCTCTCCCAGTACCAGAACTTTCTCTAGCTCATCGTTTATCAGCTTCAATTCATTCTCGGTCACTTCATCTTCCTTTTCGGTTATGTTCTCCAAAGAGATGGCAAACGTTGGCGTCGTTGATGCCTCCGAACCAAGAGTTCCAATTGCCAGGAACCCATGGAACAGCTCATACATAGCTCCCGCTGAATCTTCCTCATACTCATCATGATCGAATGATTTTCTTAgctctttttgatgatgacttTGTTGTTTCACATGTTTGTAATTCCCAAAGCTTGCTTTCGGATAGTTGTGCTCCTCATCGCAAGAATTCCCTCCTGACACAAATTAATCACCATTTTATTCATTCATGCTCCACCAGTTatctactttttttataaacaaacttACCGATGATCAAGTCTTTGAACGGTTCAGCGCTATTCTGGCGAAATTTTCTATGCATCCATCCAAGTAACTGCGGCAAAGAAATAATGCATCAGCACATACATGTACTTTAACTAGAAGAAT includes these proteins:
- the LOC102661485 gene encoding protein LAZY 1, with product MKLLGWMHRKFRQNSAEPFKDLIIGGNSCDEEHNYPKASFGNYKHVKQQSHHQKELRKSFDHDEYEEDSAGAMYELFHGFLAIGTLGSEASTTPTFAISLENITEKEDEVTENELKLINDELEKVLVLGEDNDEPSSISCGRSSHGSIITLSGGGGKPAAATLLEGDQSNGNAVCPLQGYLFGSAIELSETTTTVTVAKKEHRTSLGELFQRTKLAEENNNFGPKEADKSAMHLMKKKLKKKMRSSTSTTVDSASADRKLHKILHMFHRKVHPENSTSGAQKCDKYQKKKTMNEGSEEDILMIQPKRAELSKENYTRQYKIQPNPFQFTLGCEEDSSENKEHWIKTDADYLVLEL